One segment of Panicum virgatum strain AP13 chromosome 1K, P.virgatum_v5, whole genome shotgun sequence DNA contains the following:
- the LOC120664156 gene encoding 60S ribosomal protein L27a-2-like — MTTSLKKNRKKRGHVSAGHGRIGKHRKHPGGRGNAGGMHHHRILFDKYHPGYFGKVGMRYFHKLRNKFYCPSVNVERLWSMVPADKAAEAAGGADKAPLVDVTQFGYFKVLGKGMLPPKPIVVKAKLISKVAEKKIKAAGGAVVLTA; from the coding sequence atgaCGACGAGCCTGAAGAAGAACCGTAAGAAGCGCGGCCACGTGTCCGCGGGGCACGGCCGCATCGGCAAGCACCGGAAGCACCCGGGAGGCCGCGGGAACGCCGGTGGCATgcaccaccaccgcatcctcTTCGACAAGTACCACCCGGGCTACTTCGGCAAGGTGGGCATGCGCTACTTCCACAAGCTCCGCAACAAGTTCTACTGCCCGTCGGTCAACGTCGAGCGGCTCTGGTCGATGGTGCCCGCCGACAaggccgcggaggcggcgggcggcgccgacaAGGCCCCGCTGGTGGACGTGACGCAGTTCGGCTACTTCAAGGTGCTCGGCAAGGGGATGCTGCCGCCCAAGCCCATCGTCGTCAAGGCCAAGCTCATCTCCAAGGTCGCGGAGAAGAAGAtcaaggccgccggcggcgccgtcgtgcTCACCGCATAG
- the LOC120664222 gene encoding phosphoglycerate kinase, cytosolic-like, with the protein MATKRSVGTLGEADLKGKKVFVRADLNVPLDDAQKITDDTRIRASVPTIKFLLEKGAKVVLASHLGRPKGVTPKYSLKPLVPRLSELLGVDVVMANDCIGEEVEKLAAALPEGGVLLLENVRFYKEEEKNDPEFAKKLASVADLYVNDAFGTAHRAHASTEGVTKFLKPAVAGFLMQKELDYLVGAVANPKKPFAAIVGGSKVSTKIGVIESLLAKVDILILGGGMIYTFYKAQGYAVGKSLVEEDKLELATSLIEKAKAKGVSLLLPTDIVVADKFAPNAESKIVPATAIPDDWMGLDIGPDAIKTFNAALDTTQTIIWNGPMGVFEFEKFAAGTDAIAKKLAELTTSKGVTTIIGGGDSVAAVEKAGLADKMSHISTGGGASLELLEGKPLPGVLALDDA; encoded by the exons ATGGCGACCAAGAGGAGCGTGGGCACCCTCGGGGAGGCGGATCTGAAGGGGAAGAAGGTGTTCGTGCGCGCCGACCTCAACGTGCCGCTCGACGACGCCCAGAAGATCACCGACGACACTCGCATCCGCGCGTCCGTCCCCACCATCAAGTTCCTCCTCGAGAAGGGCGCCAAGGTCGTCCTCGCCAGCCACCTG GGTCGTCCAAAAGGTGTCACCCCGAAGTACAGCTTGAAGCCTCTTGTTCCACGCTTGTCTGAGCTCCTTGGTGTCGAT GTGGTGATGGCCAATGATTGCATTGGTGAGGAGGTTGAGAAATTAGCTGCTGCTTTGCCGGAAGGTGGAGTTCTGCTCCTTGAGAATGTCAGATTCTACAAGGAGGAAGAAAAGAATGACCCCGAGTTTGCTAAGAAGCTAGCATCTGTTGCTGATCTTTATGTAAATGACGCTTTTGGCACGGCTCACAGAGCCCATGCTTCAACAGAAGGAGTTACCAAGTTTTTGAAGCCTGCTGTTGCTGGTTTCCTCATGCAGAAG GAACTTGACTATCTTGTTGGAGCTGTTGCCAACCCAAAGAAGCCATTTGCTGCCATTGTTGGTGGATCAAAGGTCTCAACCAAGATTGGGGTCATTGAGTCTCTGCTGGCGAAGGTTGATATCCTCATTCTTGGTGGTGGTATGATCTACACATTCTACAAGGCACAGGGATATGCTGTTGGAAAGTCTCTTGTCGAGGAAGACAAACTTGAGCTTGCAACCTCACTTATTGAAAAGGCGAAGGCAAAGGGTGTTTCTCTTTTGCTTCCCACTGATATTGTAGTAGCTGACAAGTTTGCACCCAATGCTGAGAGCAAG ATTGTTCCAGCCACTGCTATCCCTGATGATTGGATGGGTCTTGATATTGGCCCTGATGCCATCAAAACCTTCAATGCTGCGTTGGACACCACCCAGACTATTATTTGGAACGGTCCGATGGGAGTGTTTGAGTTTGAGAAGTTTGCTGCAGGCACTGAT GCCATTGCGAAGAAGTTGGCTGAGCTTACAACCTCAAAGGGTGTCACCACCATCATTGGAGGTGGTGACtctgttgctgctgttgagAAGGCTGGGCTGGCTGACAAGATGAGCCACATTTCGACCGGTGGTGGTGCGAGCTTGGAGTTGTTGGAAGGCAAGCCGCTCCCAGGTGTCCTTGCCCTTGACGATGCGTAA